A stretch of Mycobacterium sp. ITM-2016-00316 DNA encodes these proteins:
- a CDS encoding universal stress protein yields the protein MKSSGVPAGPYGVVVGVDGSTASLAALEWAARDADLRDLPLTLVHVLAQVDAAAWIDVPIPEDFLEMRDRRGEEIMRDAVDAAAQRISDESRVPIRQCMVEGRAAGTLVDMSKDAQMVVVGCRGLGKIEGLVLGSVSAGLLHHAHGPVAVVHEDFSASSRPADAPVVVGVDGSPASELAVEVAFDEASRRGVGLIAVHAWLDRSATVPGLYWEDFRVDAQETLAERLAGWSERYPDVAVERTAVESKPAEQLIALSESAQLVVVGSHGRGGFAGLLLGSVGSAVAHGARSAVIVVRPR from the coding sequence ATGAAATCATCCGGTGTACCGGCGGGTCCCTATGGGGTCGTCGTGGGAGTGGACGGCTCGACGGCTTCACTGGCCGCGCTGGAGTGGGCGGCGCGTGATGCGGATCTGCGCGACCTCCCGCTCACCCTCGTCCACGTGCTGGCTCAGGTGGACGCCGCGGCCTGGATCGACGTACCCATCCCCGAGGACTTCCTCGAAATGCGGGATCGGCGAGGTGAGGAGATCATGCGCGATGCCGTCGACGCGGCGGCACAGCGGATTTCCGATGAATCACGCGTCCCCATCCGCCAGTGCATGGTCGAGGGTCGTGCCGCCGGGACGCTGGTGGACATGTCCAAGGACGCCCAGATGGTCGTGGTGGGATGTCGGGGGCTCGGCAAGATCGAGGGTCTGGTTCTCGGCTCGGTGAGCGCAGGCCTGTTGCATCACGCCCACGGCCCGGTTGCCGTTGTCCACGAGGACTTTTCGGCGTCGTCCCGTCCAGCCGACGCGCCCGTGGTGGTGGGCGTCGACGGCTCACCTGCTTCAGAACTCGCCGTCGAGGTCGCCTTCGACGAGGCGTCCCGGCGGGGTGTCGGGCTGATCGCCGTGCATGCGTGGCTCGACCGCAGCGCGACCGTACCGGGACTGTACTGGGAGGATTTCCGCGTCGATGCCCAGGAGACCCTCGCCGAGCGGCTCGCCGGCTGGTCGGAGCGTTATCCCGACGTCGCTGTCGAGCGCACTGCGGTGGAGAGCAAGCCGGCCGAGCAGCTCATCGCGCTGTCGGAGTCGGCTCAGCTGGTGGTCGTCGGCAGCCATGGGCGCGGCGGGTTTGCCGGCCTGCTGCTCGGTTCGGTGGGTTCGGCGGTGGCGCACGGAGCGCGCAGTGCCGTGATCGTGGTCCGTCCGCGGTGA
- a CDS encoding zinc-binding alcohol dehydrogenase family protein has protein sequence MTDDGPVSTHMMSAWRVTSPGPLITRPLDYVTTTVTEPGEDEVLVAVTACGVCRTDLHVTEGDLPVHRPHVTPGHEVVGEVVGIGTGVGPGIAVGDRVGVAWLRHTCGRCRFCVRGAENLCPDSRYTGWDADGGYAEFLTAPADYVHPLPSGYSDAELAPLLCAGIIGYRSLLRAQLPPGGRLGIYGFGGSAHITAQVALAQGAEVHVMTRGRQARELALALGAASAQAAADPPPLPLDAAILFAPVGDLVPPALEGLDRGGTLAIAGIHLSDVPALNYQRHLFQERQIRSVSSNTRADAREFLAFAGQHRIEVTALPYALDHADRALNDLKSGRIAGAAVLLP, from the coding sequence ATGACCGACGATGGACCGGTGAGCACACACATGATGTCGGCATGGCGGGTTACCTCTCCGGGCCCGCTCATTACACGTCCCCTTGACTACGTCACCACCACGGTCACAGAACCCGGCGAGGACGAGGTGCTGGTCGCCGTGACGGCGTGCGGGGTGTGCCGCACGGACCTGCACGTCACCGAGGGCGACCTACCGGTACACCGACCACACGTCACTCCCGGGCACGAGGTGGTCGGCGAGGTCGTCGGGATCGGCACCGGCGTCGGGCCGGGTATCGCCGTCGGCGACCGGGTGGGCGTCGCATGGCTCCGACACACCTGTGGGCGCTGTCGTTTCTGCGTGCGCGGTGCCGAGAACCTCTGCCCGGACTCGCGCTACACGGGATGGGACGCCGACGGCGGATATGCCGAATTCCTCACCGCACCAGCCGATTACGTGCATCCGCTACCGTCCGGCTACTCGGACGCCGAACTCGCCCCGCTGTTGTGTGCGGGCATCATCGGCTACCGGTCGCTGCTGCGGGCGCAGCTTCCGCCCGGCGGCCGGCTCGGCATCTACGGTTTCGGCGGCAGCGCCCACATCACCGCTCAGGTTGCCCTCGCCCAGGGGGCAGAGGTGCATGTCATGACCCGGGGCCGGCAGGCGCGCGAACTGGCCCTCGCACTGGGCGCGGCGTCCGCACAGGCAGCCGCCGACCCACCGCCGTTGCCGCTCGACGCCGCCATTCTGTTCGCACCGGTCGGTGACCTGGTGCCGCCCGCGCTCGAGGGTCTCGACCGCGGCGGCACCCTGGCGATCGCCGGCATCCATCTCAGCGACGTGCCCGCCCTGAACTATCAACGTCATCTGTTCCAGGAACGACAGATCCGGTCGGTGTCGTCGAACACGCGCGCAGACGCTCGAGAGTTCCTGGCGTTCGCCGGTCAGCACCGTATCGAGGTCACCGCACTTCCCTACGCGCTCGATCACGCCGACCGGGCACTGAATGACCTCAAGTCGGGGCGTATCGCGGGGGCTGCGGTGCTCCTACCGTGA
- a CDS encoding three-helix bundle dimerization domain-containing protein, translated as MDRDELGEVIAEVQAKFPERPLEEVEDVVRGAYRHLARTATVTAHLIPLTLNRSMRLMRIQRDRHPADRPREFLVLAETSTYISG; from the coding sequence ATGGATCGGGACGAGTTGGGTGAAGTCATCGCCGAGGTGCAGGCCAAGTTCCCGGAACGGCCGCTGGAGGAAGTCGAGGATGTCGTACGCGGCGCCTACCGGCATCTGGCACGCACGGCGACGGTCACCGCACACCTGATTCCGTTGACGCTGAATCGGAGTATGCGCCTGATGCGGATACAGCGGGATCGGCACCCTGCGGATCGCCCGCGCGAATTCCTGGTCCTGGCTGAGACGTCGACCTATATTTCCGGATGA
- a CDS encoding solute carrier family 26 protein, translated as MSSRGAGWRHWAPGVANLQGYQRQWFRGDLQAGLSVAAYLVPQSMAYATLAGLSPAVGLWTALPALLVYAVLGSSRQLSIGPESTTALMTSSALAVVVADGDPARYIACAAALTLLVGLTCCLAGVLRLGFLAGLLSKPVLVGYMTGIAIAMVVSQSGTLLGLDLSRTDLVGQARELLADMGDLHWPTAFLGAGLLVFLLAVDRCVPQVPGPLIGVLGATIIVSVFALHQHGIDVVGAIPLGIPAPGLPEIPLETLRELIVPALGIAIVAFSDDVLTARGFAARAGEDIDANAELRALGVANLAVGLARGFPVSSSGSRTALGVAAGARTQVHSLVIVVVVLGVATWGRGLVAAIPSVALGALVVFAAIKLVNIAEFRRLARFRRSELLLAVVTAVCVPVFGVLNGVLVAVALSILELMRRIARAHDSVQGLVPGVAGMHDIDDYPQAELVPGLVVYRYDAPLCFANADDFRRRAMAAVDRSPTPVRWFVLNAEANVEVDLTALDALDGIRQECNRRGIVFAMARVKHDLREALRAAGMLELIGSDHIYMTLPTAVAAYRRWCSAQPGPEL; from the coding sequence ATGAGCAGTCGCGGCGCCGGCTGGCGCCACTGGGCACCGGGCGTGGCCAACCTGCAGGGCTATCAACGGCAGTGGTTCCGGGGCGATCTGCAGGCGGGGTTGAGCGTCGCCGCCTACCTGGTGCCGCAGAGCATGGCCTACGCCACCCTCGCCGGTCTCAGTCCCGCCGTGGGTTTGTGGACCGCACTGCCGGCGCTCCTCGTCTACGCCGTGCTCGGTTCCTCTCGGCAGCTGTCGATCGGTCCGGAATCGACCACCGCCCTGATGACATCGTCGGCGTTGGCGGTGGTGGTCGCCGACGGTGACCCGGCGCGCTATATCGCCTGCGCGGCCGCGCTGACCCTGCTGGTCGGGCTGACCTGTTGCCTGGCAGGAGTTCTCCGACTCGGGTTCCTGGCCGGCCTGTTGTCGAAACCGGTTCTGGTGGGATACATGACCGGGATTGCGATCGCCATGGTGGTGAGCCAGTCGGGCACCCTGCTCGGGCTGGACCTCTCTCGCACCGACCTGGTGGGGCAGGCCCGCGAACTCCTCGCGGATATGGGCGACCTGCACTGGCCCACCGCGTTTCTGGGTGCCGGACTGCTCGTTTTCCTGCTGGCCGTCGATCGATGTGTACCCCAGGTGCCGGGGCCGCTGATCGGTGTCCTCGGCGCCACGATCATCGTGTCCGTCTTCGCGCTGCACCAGCACGGTATCGACGTGGTCGGTGCGATCCCCTTGGGCATACCGGCACCGGGTCTACCGGAGATACCGCTGGAAACGCTGCGCGAACTCATCGTTCCCGCACTGGGAATCGCGATCGTGGCCTTCTCGGACGACGTCCTGACCGCCCGGGGCTTCGCCGCCCGCGCCGGTGAGGACATCGATGCGAATGCCGAGTTGCGCGCCCTGGGGGTCGCCAATCTGGCGGTGGGGCTGGCCCGGGGATTCCCGGTGAGTTCCAGCGGAAGCCGCACCGCCCTCGGTGTGGCCGCGGGTGCACGCACACAGGTGCATTCGCTGGTGATCGTGGTCGTTGTCCTCGGCGTCGCGACCTGGGGGCGCGGTCTGGTCGCGGCTATTCCTTCCGTTGCCTTGGGAGCACTGGTCGTGTTCGCGGCGATCAAGCTGGTGAATATCGCGGAATTCCGCCGGCTCGCTCGATTCCGGCGCAGCGAACTGCTTCTCGCGGTGGTGACAGCCGTCTGCGTGCCGGTGTTCGGAGTGCTCAACGGGGTGCTGGTGGCAGTCGCGCTGTCGATCCTGGAACTGATGCGGCGCATCGCCCGTGCCCACGACAGCGTGCAAGGCCTGGTGCCCGGCGTGGCCGGCATGCACGATATCGACGACTACCCGCAGGCCGAACTGGTGCCCGGACTCGTGGTGTATCGGTACGACGCGCCGCTGTGCTTTGCCAATGCCGACGACTTCCGCCGGCGTGCGATGGCCGCCGTCGACCGGTCACCGACGCCCGTGCGCTGGTTCGTCCTGAACGCCGAGGCCAACGTCGAAGTGGACCTGACTGCTCTGGACGCGCTGGACGGCATCCGGCAGGAATGCAACCGGCGGGGCATCGTCTTTGCGATGGCGCGGGTCAAACACGATCTGCGCGAGGCGTTGCGCGCCGCGGGCATGCTCGAACTGATCGGGTCTGACCATATCTACATGACGCTGCCGACTGCCGTGGCTGCCTACCGGCGGTGGTGCAGCGCGCAGCCGGGTCCCGAGCTTTAG